The Paenibacillus sp. BIC5C1 DNA segment TATTAAGCGATAATTAAATCCCCAAAACTTTTCCAAAAGGATTTTGCAGACCCATCAGCGAATACAATATTTAATAACAGCGGCATAAAGGAAGGAGTGATATCCACTTAAACTTTTGTCGAAGTTTTCCAGCAAGATTCCTCAGCCCGTTTCGTGTTTAATGTTATATAGGAGAAGTGTATTGCATTTTACACGGGGTACACCTTAATTTTTACATCCACCTATCACCTCTACACAGCAAGTACAGGCAAATCTGCATGTATCATCTACTTTCAGACATCACAAAGAACAATGTTTGGCTGCAATTCTAATGCAACATAGTCTGTACAGCATGCTCCTAATCATGACAAAAGTGTCCACACAACAGCATATCGGATTATGGGCTCTGAAATGATTTAGAACGAATGCACATGGAGGAGGCTGTAATGATGGCAAAAAAAGAAGTTGTAGCGATGCTGCTCGCTGGAGGGCAAGGCAAAAGATTAAAGGGACTGACCAAATCACTGGCCAAGCCTGCTGTTTATTTTGGCGGAACCTACCGCATCATTGATTTTCCTCTAAGTAATTGCTCCAACTCTGGCATCGACACGGTCGGTGTATTAACCCAATACGAACCTCTAGTGCTACACTCCTATATCGGCATTGGCAGTGATTGGGATCTGGATCGCAAAAATGGTGGGGTATATGTTCTACCTCCTCATGAACGTGAAGACGGTAGTAACTGGTACCGCGGTACGGCGGATGCGATTTACCGTAACCTGAATTTTATCGAACAATTCGATCCTGAGCATGTGCTCATCTTGTCAGGGGATCATATCTATAAAATGGATTACGAGAAAATGCTTCAATACCATAAAGAAAAGGATGCAGATTGCACCATATCGGTCATTGACGTTCCGTTGGAAGAAGCCAGCAGGTTCGGGTTGCTCAACACCCACGATGATTATCGCATCTATGAATTCGAAGAAAAACCTCCTGAACCCAAGAGCACGCTTGCTTCCATGGGTATCTATCTCTTCAAGTGGGATGTGCTGAAACGCTTCCTGATCCAGGACGAACAGCAGGCATCCACCTCCTATGATTTTGGCAAAGATATCATTCCCTTGTTGCTTGAAAATGAAAAATCACTATACGCTTATCCATTTGAAGGGTATTGGAAAGACGTCGGTACAATTCACAGTCTATGGGAATCCAATATGGACCTGCTGGATGAGGAAACGCCGTTTAATCTGAACGACCCGGACTGGCGTATCTATACTCGTAATCCGAATCAGCCTGCGCAATATATTTCACCATCGGCGAAGGTGCGGAATTGCATCATCAGTGAAGGCAGTGTGGTATATGGTGAGGTTAAACACTCGGTGTTGTTCTACGGAATTGAGGTGGGAGAGAACAGTTCCGTAACCGATTCAGTGATCATGCCAAAAGTGAAGATCGGTCAAAATGTACGCATTCACAAAGCTATTATTGCCGAAGGATTGGTGATCCCGGATGGAGTACATCTGTCACCCGCCCCTGAAGATGAGAGTGATATATTACTGGTCGATCAGGAAGAACTGGAACGTCAGCTTCTCGAGGGAATGACAAGCAAAGCCTAATCTAAACCCCAAAGGACGGTGCATGCGATGAAACCATTGATCGGAGTTATTAACCTTGACCATGAGCTTGAGGAATTGAAGGAATTGACGTACTTTCGCTGCGGAGCCGCGGTGCCTTATGCCGGGCGTTACCGTCTGATTGATTTTGTGTTATCCAATATGATGAATGCTGGCATTGAGAGTATCGGTGTATTTGTGCGTCGCAAGTACCGTTCACTCATGGATCATTTGGGAGACGGTAAGCCGTGGGATCTGGATCGCAAGCATGGCGGTATGTTTATTCTGCCACCGGACTGGAACGATCCAACCGATACGTCACAAGGGGATTTGCAGCATTTTCACAATAATCTCGATTTCTTCCGGCGGGGTTCAGGGCAATATGTAGTCCATGCAGGTAGTCGGCACGTGACCAAAGCAGATCTGCAGGATGTGTACAGGTACCATATAAGCAAGGGCGCGGATGTAACGCTGGTCTGCAAAAAAGTAGATCAACTGCTTCCTGAGCATGACGCTTGTGTCAAAGTTGAAGATGACGGGAACGGTAATGTGGTGGACATTCACCAAAGCGCCGATCACCCGAATATATATACAGAAATTTTCATTATGGAAAAAGAACTGTTCCTGCGCCAGGTACAGCGC contains these protein-coding regions:
- a CDS encoding glucose-1-phosphate adenylyltransferase, whose translation is MAKKEVVAMLLAGGQGKRLKGLTKSLAKPAVYFGGTYRIIDFPLSNCSNSGIDTVGVLTQYEPLVLHSYIGIGSDWDLDRKNGGVYVLPPHEREDGSNWYRGTADAIYRNLNFIEQFDPEHVLILSGDHIYKMDYEKMLQYHKEKDADCTISVIDVPLEEASRFGLLNTHDDYRIYEFEEKPPEPKSTLASMGIYLFKWDVLKRFLIQDEQQASTSYDFGKDIIPLLLENEKSLYAYPFEGYWKDVGTIHSLWESNMDLLDEETPFNLNDPDWRIYTRNPNQPAQYISPSAKVRNCIISEGSVVYGEVKHSVLFYGIEVGENSSVTDSVIMPKVKIGQNVRIHKAIIAEGLVIPDGVHLSPAPEDESDILLVDQEELERQLLEGMTSKA
- the glgD gene encoding glucose-1-phosphate adenylyltransferase subunit GlgD, translating into MKPLIGVINLDHELEELKELTYFRCGAAVPYAGRYRLIDFVLSNMMNAGIESIGVFVRRKYRSLMDHLGDGKPWDLDRKHGGMFILPPDWNDPTDTSQGDLQHFHNNLDFFRRGSGQYVVHAGSRHVTKADLQDVYRYHISKGADVTLVCKKVDQLLPEHDACVKVEDDGNGNVVDIHQSADHPNIYTEIFIMEKELFLRQVQRCIAHGESHFFRDVIQKNPDGLNIAAYAYDGYHAVINSIDSYYRNSLELLNSGLYEQLFKEQPVQTKIKYEAPAKYLDTAEVKHSLLANGCIVGGEVEDSILFRGVHVAKGAKIKGSIIMQKCYIGEGAVLENVILDKDVKLSGGQTLIGDPSNPYILAKSTII